The following proteins are encoded in a genomic region of Anguilla anguilla isolate fAngAng1 chromosome 15, fAngAng1.pri, whole genome shotgun sequence:
- the LOC118214048 gene encoding interleukin-18 receptor accessory protein-like isoform X1, producing the protein MVYEHTLAVVVVAVLLQEWLCEFRGVCSSSVLYAYKALDGERFVMQCASPHQPYLFNKSGVLERRTEWFRHEGENKKELPGVDDSIVKVGNSLWFSRITERHSGNYSCYTRNVTGTSAVGWGREGVLHFLVDVLQRNKTACHDYGESEVTLILGQGGSIVCPDVKCYTSAPKGAIRWYKNAVPAEKLSPSHVELQDSQLYLITVYEEDNANFTCDLSYVDGLHWTVRRTVRARAIPQDIEDLPHILYPHGNETEEAELGKPHILTCKVQFGFERNSRALITWWVRYHDNGSMEPLEMGSPEKVGPGSFWEQILNRSAHLQQVTHRHLGATFICRARNSRGNATATIRLQRRAEVAGLLLVILWPAVTVVFVTGISVLVRTYWLEIYLLCRTYLPLEETVSVGKEYDAFVSCVSGSSSDEEDSKLTGETLGLHHLPNVLEKQYGYRLCLLQRDLVPGGVYTEDVVWSMQRSRRVICVLSSCYLRSSCLFELETSLEALQHDRGLRLILVWSSPAPPCLAALPLPPTVRRALRVLPALHWSPSHVNPSHSPFWKTLKRAMPISPLPPPSISALSPALREGLTGESPET; encoded by the exons ATGGTCTACGAGCACACTTtggctgttgtggttgttgCTGTTTTGCTCCAGGAGTGGCTTTGTGAATTCAGag GCGTGTGTTCCAGCTCTGTATTGTACGCATATAAAGCTTTAGATGGGGAACGCTTCGTGATGCAGTGTGCCTCTCCACACCAACCCTATCTCTTTAACAAATCTGGGGTCCTGGAGCGACGCACAGAATGGTTCAGGCATGAGGGAGAGAATAAGAAAGAGCTTCCTGGGGTGGATGACAGCATTGTGAAAGTGGGGAATTCCCTGTGGTTCTCTAGGATTACTGAAAGGCACTCTGGGAACTATTCCTGTTATACCAG GAACGTCACAGGAACGTCGGCTGTTGGTTGGGGCAGAGAGGGTGTGCTGCACTTCCTGGTTGATGTGCTACAGAGGAATAAGACTGCTTGCCATGACTATGGAGAGAGCGAGGTGACCCTGATTTTGGGACAAGGAGGCAGCATCGTCTGCCCAGATGTGAAGTGCTATACTTCAGCTCCAAAAGGAGCCATCAGGTGGTACAAG aatgCAGTCCCTGCTGAGAAACTGAGCCCTAGCCATGTAGAGCTGCAGGACAGCCAGCTCTATCTGATAACTGTCTATGAAGAGGATAACGCTAACTTCACCTGCGACCTCAGCTATGTGGATGGGCTACACTGGACCGTCAGGAGGACTGTGAGAGCCAGAGCAATAC CACAGGACATCGAGGACCTGCCCCACATCCTGTATCCCCATGGTAACGAGACAGAGGAAGCAGAGCTGG GAAAGCCACACATACTCACCTGTAAGGTGCAGTTCGGCTTTGAGAGGAACTCCAGAGCACTGATCACATGGTGGGTCAGATACCATGACAACGGCAGCATGGAACCTTTGGAGATGGGCTCTCCTGA GAAGGTGGGTCCAGGAAGCTTCTGGGAGCAAATACTCAATCGTAGTGCGCACCTGCAGCAGGTGACCCACAGGCACCTGGGAGCCACTTTCATCTGCCGGGCACGGAACTCCAGAGGCAATGCCACCGCTACCATAAGACTACAGAGAAGAGCTGAAG TGGCTGGACTCTTACTGGTTATTCTGTGGCCTGCTGTCACTGTGGTGTTTGTGACAGGAATCAGCGTTTTAGTGCGGACTTACTGGCTGGAGATTTACCTTCTGTGCAGAACCTACCTCCCACTAGAAGAAACAGTTTCAG TAGGAAAGGAGTATGATGCCTTTGTGTCATGTGTGAGCGGCTCTTCCTCAGATGAGGAAGACAGCAAACTGACAGGGGAGACCCTGGGGCTGCATCACCTCCCCAATGTGCTGGAGAAACAGTACGGATACAGGCTGTGTCTGCTGCAGAGAGACCTGGTACCTGGAGGAG TGTACACAGAGGATGTGGTGTGGTCCAtgcagaggagcaggagggtgATCTGTGTGTTGAGCTCCTGCTACCTGCGTAGCAGCTGCCTGTTTGAGCTGGAGACCAGCCTGGAGGCCCTTCAGCATGACAGGGGGCTCCGCCTCATCCTGGTGTGGAGcagcccggccccgccctgcctcgcagctctgcccctccctcccacggTGAGGCGGGCCCTTAGAGTCTTACCTGCGCTCCACTGGAGCCCTTCCCATGTCAATCCCTCCCATTCCCCTTTCTGGAAGACCCTAAAGCGGGCCATGCCGATCagtcccctcccaccaccatcAATCTCTGCACTAAGCCCCGCACTGAGGGAGGGGCTCACTGGGGAGAGCCCTGAGACATAA
- the LOC118214048 gene encoding interleukin-18 receptor accessory protein-like isoform X4 — MVYEHTLAVVVVAVLLQEWLCEFRGVCSSSVLYAYKALDGERFVMQCASPHQPYLFNKSGVLERRTEWFRHEGENKKELPGVDDSIVKVGNSLWFSRITERHSGNYSCYTRNVTGTSAVGWGREGVLHFLVDVLQRNKTACHDYGESEVTLILGQGGSIVCPDVKCYTSAPKGAIRWYKNAVPAEKLSPSHVELQDSQLYLITVYEEDNANFTCDLSYVDGLHWTVRRTVRARAIPQDIEDLPHILYPHGNETEEAELGKPHILTCKVQFGFERNSRALITWWVRYHDNGSMEPLEMGSPEKVGPGSFWEQILNRSAHLQQVTHRHLGATFICRARNSRGNATATIRLQRRAEGISVLVRTYWLEIYLLCRTYLPLEETVSGKEYDAFVSCVSGSSSDEEDSKLTGETLGLHHLPNVLEKQYGYRLCLLQRDLVPGGVYTEDVVWSMQRSRRVICVLSSCYLRSSCLFELETSLEALQHDRGLRLILVWSSPAPPCLAALPLPPTVRRALRVLPALHWSPSHVNPSHSPFWKTLKRAMPISPLPPPSISALSPALREGLTGESPET, encoded by the exons ATGGTCTACGAGCACACTTtggctgttgtggttgttgCTGTTTTGCTCCAGGAGTGGCTTTGTGAATTCAGag GCGTGTGTTCCAGCTCTGTATTGTACGCATATAAAGCTTTAGATGGGGAACGCTTCGTGATGCAGTGTGCCTCTCCACACCAACCCTATCTCTTTAACAAATCTGGGGTCCTGGAGCGACGCACAGAATGGTTCAGGCATGAGGGAGAGAATAAGAAAGAGCTTCCTGGGGTGGATGACAGCATTGTGAAAGTGGGGAATTCCCTGTGGTTCTCTAGGATTACTGAAAGGCACTCTGGGAACTATTCCTGTTATACCAG GAACGTCACAGGAACGTCGGCTGTTGGTTGGGGCAGAGAGGGTGTGCTGCACTTCCTGGTTGATGTGCTACAGAGGAATAAGACTGCTTGCCATGACTATGGAGAGAGCGAGGTGACCCTGATTTTGGGACAAGGAGGCAGCATCGTCTGCCCAGATGTGAAGTGCTATACTTCAGCTCCAAAAGGAGCCATCAGGTGGTACAAG aatgCAGTCCCTGCTGAGAAACTGAGCCCTAGCCATGTAGAGCTGCAGGACAGCCAGCTCTATCTGATAACTGTCTATGAAGAGGATAACGCTAACTTCACCTGCGACCTCAGCTATGTGGATGGGCTACACTGGACCGTCAGGAGGACTGTGAGAGCCAGAGCAATAC CACAGGACATCGAGGACCTGCCCCACATCCTGTATCCCCATGGTAACGAGACAGAGGAAGCAGAGCTGG GAAAGCCACACATACTCACCTGTAAGGTGCAGTTCGGCTTTGAGAGGAACTCCAGAGCACTGATCACATGGTGGGTCAGATACCATGACAACGGCAGCATGGAACCTTTGGAGATGGGCTCTCCTGA GAAGGTGGGTCCAGGAAGCTTCTGGGAGCAAATACTCAATCGTAGTGCGCACCTGCAGCAGGTGACCCACAGGCACCTGGGAGCCACTTTCATCTGCCGGGCACGGAACTCCAGAGGCAATGCCACCGCTACCATAAGACTACAGAGAAGAGCTGAAG GAATCAGCGTTTTAGTGCGGACTTACTGGCTGGAGATTTACCTTCTGTGCAGAACCTACCTCCCACTAGAAGAAACAGTTTCAG GAAAGGAGTATGATGCCTTTGTGTCATGTGTGAGCGGCTCTTCCTCAGATGAGGAAGACAGCAAACTGACAGGGGAGACCCTGGGGCTGCATCACCTCCCCAATGTGCTGGAGAAACAGTACGGATACAGGCTGTGTCTGCTGCAGAGAGACCTGGTACCTGGAGGAG TGTACACAGAGGATGTGGTGTGGTCCAtgcagaggagcaggagggtgATCTGTGTGTTGAGCTCCTGCTACCTGCGTAGCAGCTGCCTGTTTGAGCTGGAGACCAGCCTGGAGGCCCTTCAGCATGACAGGGGGCTCCGCCTCATCCTGGTGTGGAGcagcccggccccgccctgcctcgcagctctgcccctccctcccacggTGAGGCGGGCCCTTAGAGTCTTACCTGCGCTCCACTGGAGCCCTTCCCATGTCAATCCCTCCCATTCCCCTTTCTGGAAGACCCTAAAGCGGGCCATGCCGATCagtcccctcccaccaccatcAATCTCTGCACTAAGCCCCGCACTGAGGGAGGGGCTCACTGGGGAGAGCCCTGAGACATAA
- the LOC118214048 gene encoding interleukin-18 receptor accessory protein-like isoform X3 produces MVYEHTLAVVVVAVLLQEWLCEFRGVCSSSVLYAYKALDGERFVMQCASPHQPYLFNKSGVLERRTEWFRHEGENKKELPGVDDSIVKVGNSLWFSRITERHSGNYSCYTRNVTGTSAVGWGREGVLHFLVDVLQRNKTACHDYGESEVTLILGQGGSIVCPDVKCYTSAPKGAIRWYKNAVPAEKLSPSHVELQDSQLYLITVYEEDNANFTCDLSYVDGLHWTVRRTVRARAIPQDIEDLPHILYPHGNETEEAELGKPHILTCKVQFGFERNSRALITWWVRYHDNGSMEPLEMGSPEKVGPGSFWEQILNRSAHLQQVTHRHLGATFICRARNSRGNATATIRLQRRAEGISVLVRTYWLEIYLLCRTYLPLEETVSVGKEYDAFVSCVSGSSSDEEDSKLTGETLGLHHLPNVLEKQYGYRLCLLQRDLVPGGVYTEDVVWSMQRSRRVICVLSSCYLRSSCLFELETSLEALQHDRGLRLILVWSSPAPPCLAALPLPPTVRRALRVLPALHWSPSHVNPSHSPFWKTLKRAMPISPLPPPSISALSPALREGLTGESPET; encoded by the exons ATGGTCTACGAGCACACTTtggctgttgtggttgttgCTGTTTTGCTCCAGGAGTGGCTTTGTGAATTCAGag GCGTGTGTTCCAGCTCTGTATTGTACGCATATAAAGCTTTAGATGGGGAACGCTTCGTGATGCAGTGTGCCTCTCCACACCAACCCTATCTCTTTAACAAATCTGGGGTCCTGGAGCGACGCACAGAATGGTTCAGGCATGAGGGAGAGAATAAGAAAGAGCTTCCTGGGGTGGATGACAGCATTGTGAAAGTGGGGAATTCCCTGTGGTTCTCTAGGATTACTGAAAGGCACTCTGGGAACTATTCCTGTTATACCAG GAACGTCACAGGAACGTCGGCTGTTGGTTGGGGCAGAGAGGGTGTGCTGCACTTCCTGGTTGATGTGCTACAGAGGAATAAGACTGCTTGCCATGACTATGGAGAGAGCGAGGTGACCCTGATTTTGGGACAAGGAGGCAGCATCGTCTGCCCAGATGTGAAGTGCTATACTTCAGCTCCAAAAGGAGCCATCAGGTGGTACAAG aatgCAGTCCCTGCTGAGAAACTGAGCCCTAGCCATGTAGAGCTGCAGGACAGCCAGCTCTATCTGATAACTGTCTATGAAGAGGATAACGCTAACTTCACCTGCGACCTCAGCTATGTGGATGGGCTACACTGGACCGTCAGGAGGACTGTGAGAGCCAGAGCAATAC CACAGGACATCGAGGACCTGCCCCACATCCTGTATCCCCATGGTAACGAGACAGAGGAAGCAGAGCTGG GAAAGCCACACATACTCACCTGTAAGGTGCAGTTCGGCTTTGAGAGGAACTCCAGAGCACTGATCACATGGTGGGTCAGATACCATGACAACGGCAGCATGGAACCTTTGGAGATGGGCTCTCCTGA GAAGGTGGGTCCAGGAAGCTTCTGGGAGCAAATACTCAATCGTAGTGCGCACCTGCAGCAGGTGACCCACAGGCACCTGGGAGCCACTTTCATCTGCCGGGCACGGAACTCCAGAGGCAATGCCACCGCTACCATAAGACTACAGAGAAGAGCTGAAG GAATCAGCGTTTTAGTGCGGACTTACTGGCTGGAGATTTACCTTCTGTGCAGAACCTACCTCCCACTAGAAGAAACAGTTTCAG TAGGAAAGGAGTATGATGCCTTTGTGTCATGTGTGAGCGGCTCTTCCTCAGATGAGGAAGACAGCAAACTGACAGGGGAGACCCTGGGGCTGCATCACCTCCCCAATGTGCTGGAGAAACAGTACGGATACAGGCTGTGTCTGCTGCAGAGAGACCTGGTACCTGGAGGAG TGTACACAGAGGATGTGGTGTGGTCCAtgcagaggagcaggagggtgATCTGTGTGTTGAGCTCCTGCTACCTGCGTAGCAGCTGCCTGTTTGAGCTGGAGACCAGCCTGGAGGCCCTTCAGCATGACAGGGGGCTCCGCCTCATCCTGGTGTGGAGcagcccggccccgccctgcctcgcagctctgcccctccctcccacggTGAGGCGGGCCCTTAGAGTCTTACCTGCGCTCCACTGGAGCCCTTCCCATGTCAATCCCTCCCATTCCCCTTTCTGGAAGACCCTAAAGCGGGCCATGCCGATCagtcccctcccaccaccatcAATCTCTGCACTAAGCCCCGCACTGAGGGAGGGGCTCACTGGGGAGAGCCCTGAGACATAA
- the LOC118214048 gene encoding interleukin-18 receptor accessory protein-like isoform X2, whose amino-acid sequence MVYEHTLAVVVVAVLLQEWLCEFRGVCSSSVLYAYKALDGERFVMQCASPHQPYLFNKSGVLERRTEWFRHEGENKKELPGVDDSIVKVGNSLWFSRITERHSGNYSCYTRNVTGTSAVGWGREGVLHFLVDVLQRNKTACHDYGESEVTLILGQGGSIVCPDVKCYTSAPKGAIRWYKNAVPAEKLSPSHVELQDSQLYLITVYEEDNANFTCDLSYVDGLHWTVRRTVRARAIPQDIEDLPHILYPHGNETEEAELGKPHILTCKVQFGFERNSRALITWWVRYHDNGSMEPLEMGSPEKVGPGSFWEQILNRSAHLQQVTHRHLGATFICRARNSRGNATATIRLQRRAEVAGLLLVILWPAVTVVFVTGISVLVRTYWLEIYLLCRTYLPLEETVSGKEYDAFVSCVSGSSSDEEDSKLTGETLGLHHLPNVLEKQYGYRLCLLQRDLVPGGVYTEDVVWSMQRSRRVICVLSSCYLRSSCLFELETSLEALQHDRGLRLILVWSSPAPPCLAALPLPPTVRRALRVLPALHWSPSHVNPSHSPFWKTLKRAMPISPLPPPSISALSPALREGLTGESPET is encoded by the exons ATGGTCTACGAGCACACTTtggctgttgtggttgttgCTGTTTTGCTCCAGGAGTGGCTTTGTGAATTCAGag GCGTGTGTTCCAGCTCTGTATTGTACGCATATAAAGCTTTAGATGGGGAACGCTTCGTGATGCAGTGTGCCTCTCCACACCAACCCTATCTCTTTAACAAATCTGGGGTCCTGGAGCGACGCACAGAATGGTTCAGGCATGAGGGAGAGAATAAGAAAGAGCTTCCTGGGGTGGATGACAGCATTGTGAAAGTGGGGAATTCCCTGTGGTTCTCTAGGATTACTGAAAGGCACTCTGGGAACTATTCCTGTTATACCAG GAACGTCACAGGAACGTCGGCTGTTGGTTGGGGCAGAGAGGGTGTGCTGCACTTCCTGGTTGATGTGCTACAGAGGAATAAGACTGCTTGCCATGACTATGGAGAGAGCGAGGTGACCCTGATTTTGGGACAAGGAGGCAGCATCGTCTGCCCAGATGTGAAGTGCTATACTTCAGCTCCAAAAGGAGCCATCAGGTGGTACAAG aatgCAGTCCCTGCTGAGAAACTGAGCCCTAGCCATGTAGAGCTGCAGGACAGCCAGCTCTATCTGATAACTGTCTATGAAGAGGATAACGCTAACTTCACCTGCGACCTCAGCTATGTGGATGGGCTACACTGGACCGTCAGGAGGACTGTGAGAGCCAGAGCAATAC CACAGGACATCGAGGACCTGCCCCACATCCTGTATCCCCATGGTAACGAGACAGAGGAAGCAGAGCTGG GAAAGCCACACATACTCACCTGTAAGGTGCAGTTCGGCTTTGAGAGGAACTCCAGAGCACTGATCACATGGTGGGTCAGATACCATGACAACGGCAGCATGGAACCTTTGGAGATGGGCTCTCCTGA GAAGGTGGGTCCAGGAAGCTTCTGGGAGCAAATACTCAATCGTAGTGCGCACCTGCAGCAGGTGACCCACAGGCACCTGGGAGCCACTTTCATCTGCCGGGCACGGAACTCCAGAGGCAATGCCACCGCTACCATAAGACTACAGAGAAGAGCTGAAG TGGCTGGACTCTTACTGGTTATTCTGTGGCCTGCTGTCACTGTGGTGTTTGTGACAGGAATCAGCGTTTTAGTGCGGACTTACTGGCTGGAGATTTACCTTCTGTGCAGAACCTACCTCCCACTAGAAGAAACAGTTTCAG GAAAGGAGTATGATGCCTTTGTGTCATGTGTGAGCGGCTCTTCCTCAGATGAGGAAGACAGCAAACTGACAGGGGAGACCCTGGGGCTGCATCACCTCCCCAATGTGCTGGAGAAACAGTACGGATACAGGCTGTGTCTGCTGCAGAGAGACCTGGTACCTGGAGGAG TGTACACAGAGGATGTGGTGTGGTCCAtgcagaggagcaggagggtgATCTGTGTGTTGAGCTCCTGCTACCTGCGTAGCAGCTGCCTGTTTGAGCTGGAGACCAGCCTGGAGGCCCTTCAGCATGACAGGGGGCTCCGCCTCATCCTGGTGTGGAGcagcccggccccgccctgcctcgcagctctgcccctccctcccacggTGAGGCGGGCCCTTAGAGTCTTACCTGCGCTCCACTGGAGCCCTTCCCATGTCAATCCCTCCCATTCCCCTTTCTGGAAGACCCTAAAGCGGGCCATGCCGATCagtcccctcccaccaccatcAATCTCTGCACTAAGCCCCGCACTGAGGGAGGGGCTCACTGGGGAGAGCCCTGAGACATAA
- the tex30 gene encoding testis-expressed protein 30 isoform X1, with protein MNLFHEDKVKIPFGSKHLDAAICIPAEASDVRTAVVLTHGAGGDMNFRHLVLLAEALSSAGLLCLRFTCKGLNLVYRVRAYNAIVEYIQNLKTFTFKNIFLGGRSMGARAAAALVKQLSEEAGDSVQGLICLSFPLHPPGQMHAHSKRSEHLLGLTQTPVLFVSGTDDDMCQRDLLEDLRKKMKVPTAVHWIEGGSHGLAVKGRPEEEVLQEIKSGVTAWILEHI; from the exons atgaatttattccACGAG GACAAAGTAAAAATTCCTTTCGGGTCCAAACACCTGGATGCGGCTATATGCATCCCTGCAGAAGCCAGCGATGTGCGAACCGCCGTAGTTCTTACACACGGAGCCGGGGGGGATATGAACTTCAGACACCTGGTTTTACTCGCTGAAGCACTGTCTTCGGCTGGCCTACTATGCTTGCGATTTACGTGCAAAGGACTAAACCTCGTTTACAGAGTTAGGGCTTATAATGCCATTGTG GAATATATACAAAACCTGAAGACGTtcactttcaaaaacatttttcttggtG GCCGGTCAATGGGAGCCAGGGCTGCTGCTGCCTTGGTAAAGCAGCTGAGTGAGGAGGCTGGTGACTCAGTGCAAGGCCTGATCTGTCTGTCCTTCCCACTGCATCCTCCTGGACAGATGCATGCCCACAGCAAGCGCAGTGAGCATCTCCTGGGGCTGACCCAAACGCCTGTGCTTTTCGTCTCCGGAACCGATGATGACATGTGCCAGAGG GATCTACTGGAAGATTTAAGAAAGAAGATGAAAGTTCCAACTGCAGTTCACTGGATAGAGGGAGGTAGCCATGGACTAGCTGTGAAAGGGAGGCCAGAAGAGGAAGTACTGCAGGAAATTAAATCTGGTGTCACAGCATGGATCCTAGAACACATTTAA
- the tex30 gene encoding testis-expressed protein 30 isoform X2: MNFRHLVLLAEALSSAGLLCLRFTCKGLNLVYRVRAYNAIVEYIQNLKTFTFKNIFLGGRSMGARAAAALVKQLSEEAGDSVQGLICLSFPLHPPGQMHAHSKRSEHLLGLTQTPVLFVSGTDDDMCQRDLLEDLRKKMKVPTAVHWIEGGSHGLAVKGRPEEEVLQEIKSGVTAWILEHI; encoded by the exons ATGAACTTCAGACACCTGGTTTTACTCGCTGAAGCACTGTCTTCGGCTGGCCTACTATGCTTGCGATTTACGTGCAAAGGACTAAACCTCGTTTACAGAGTTAGGGCTTATAATGCCATTGTG GAATATATACAAAACCTGAAGACGTtcactttcaaaaacatttttcttggtG GCCGGTCAATGGGAGCCAGGGCTGCTGCTGCCTTGGTAAAGCAGCTGAGTGAGGAGGCTGGTGACTCAGTGCAAGGCCTGATCTGTCTGTCCTTCCCACTGCATCCTCCTGGACAGATGCATGCCCACAGCAAGCGCAGTGAGCATCTCCTGGGGCTGACCCAAACGCCTGTGCTTTTCGTCTCCGGAACCGATGATGACATGTGCCAGAGG GATCTACTGGAAGATTTAAGAAAGAAGATGAAAGTTCCAACTGCAGTTCACTGGATAGAGGGAGGTAGCCATGGACTAGCTGTGAAAGGGAGGCCAGAAGAGGAAGTACTGCAGGAAATTAAATCTGGTGTCACAGCATGGATCCTAGAACACATTTAA